A single genomic interval of Cyprinus carpio isolate SPL01 chromosome B24, ASM1834038v1, whole genome shotgun sequence harbors:
- the LOC109050313 gene encoding rho GTPase-activating protein 29-like isoform X2 — protein sequence MFAAGMLQQSSGGLNKRSLGMARLPNSHFFPLSSGSGPWGLGRSAKSGSLSSVSSGSDSMDMAGADPDYIMQLVNDVRRFADVLLHLKEAFNAKDHQDCLHKVVHERLGELLRVLKAVISKHHSLNSVEILSAAGTLIAKVKGVNFKEVNEDNKQTLFSEIYTSIDTLAFTFGNVVSDFLMGDVENGSASGLPQACRSRSFENLTVESSGCGPEKDDPPGPSPPARVEEMDGALLRSDSGVESALLYAKAWSKYTKELLAWVDKRLNMDIECAKSYAKMAESAKVLASQQEHMPFRDIYISAFKNDIEYSQLIMQTTAALQANKFMQPLQARKNELDKLRKEVKEQWQREQKKMHEADSALKKARLLQAQRQEEYEKARCSTSRVEEEQIGTAGGKLLEKRRKLEEEALQKAEEAQEHYKHCITDVGVKRVDLANTKSEILTQIRELVFQCDLTLKAVTVNWFQMQQAQVVSLPVNFQSLCENAKLYEPGLCYTEFVKSLPSDSTRVESFSFDISGTQNTGLPLSKRVMNSGHSTQVHLSQVSLTPGDFLSADEVESHVQARTGKMTDGRSNSSTDIQALRIHGPFRVWRSSSQGGGMCSDSESAGGSSESRSMDSPTASPGDFKRRLPRTPSTGTMSSADDLDEREPPSPSDNGLSEMITEAASSPGPFRNTQMSKAAQTHKLRKLRAPSKCRECESLVVFHGAECEECSLACHKKCLETLAIQCGHKKLQGKLHLFAIDFAQAAKNSPDGIPFIIKKCTSEIENRALNIKGIYRVNGAKSRVEKLCQAFENGKDLVELSDLYPHDISNVLKLYLRQLPEPLILFRYYNDFIGLAKESQSIIVDEVEASRGRPTADSPQISVELNRVLFKIKDLLRQLPSAHYKTLQFLIQHLHRVTERADENKMTASNLGIIFGPTLIKPRQADAEVSLSSLVDYPYQALIVELLIRHYEMIFDTPLSPLPPSSPVAESSPLPIKSRFTPEEKEQQLSRHSKSLVDIKEQQPKAKMYKRHSSVIPSTHLMDEVKDGKINTDKDFAAVSDRVDINKLLSSSVPEMRNSPGLSRRNHVTRVQLRPPRPKLTSRPISMPAERLLNLTKVDECNVKNAVEQDDNHSRDPIIEEVSEEEKPKSRAGNHYRKSYIDTQMLRRTWDKQYKHHDINPKTVVTVADSGTNDASIHTTPLTSSSFSVHTKTPNTVLSNRPYTIAVRPGRTLRREGNVSEYCPVPTVFRPPRTLQPPPGTFYKPPGSRSKSLTEVEFKTIRATANSTEEEEEEEDDDEEEGFGVEVSVDEPEPDLDPEPSPEPDAHNTDPHPLPQSPSSSPEELGQNETKPVYQRLRSRRMQDLEHREAHFV from the exons ATCACCAGGACTGTCTGCACAAAGTGGTTCATGAGCGTCTAGGAGAGCTGTTGCGTGTATTAAAAGCTGTGATTTCCAAACATCACTCCCTGAATTCAGTGGAGATCCTCAGTGCGGCCGGGACCCTCATCGCAAAGGTCAAAG GTGTGAACTTCAAGGAAGTGAATGAAGACAATAAGCAGACACTATTCTCCGAGATCTACACTTCCATAGATACATTGGCCTTCACATTTGGCAATGT AGTGTCTGACTTCCTTATGGGAGATGTAGAGAACGGCTCAGCCTCGGGGCTTCCTCAGGCCTGCAGGAGCAGG tcttttgaaAATCTTACAGTGGAGTCCAGCGGATGTGGACCGGAAAAAGATGACCCTCCAG GTCCCTCTCCGCCCGCCCGGGTGGAGGAGATGGACGGAGCTTTGCTCCGCAGTGATAGCGGGGTGGAGTCGGCACTGCTCTATGCCAAAGCCTGGTCAAAATACACCAAGGAACTCCTGGCTTGGGTGGACAAACGACTTAATATGG ACATTGAGTGTGCAAAGAGCTACGCCAAGATGGCTGAATCTGCAAAGGTGCTGGCGTCTCAACAG GAGCACATGCCATTCCGGGATATTTACATTTCTGCCTTCAAGAACGATATCGAATACAGCCAGTTGATCATGCAAACCACAGCTGCTCTACAGGCCAACAAATTCATGCAG CCTCTGCAAGCTCGGAAGAATGAGCTGGATAAGTTGAGGAAGGAGGTGAAGGAACAATGGCAGAGAGAGCAGAAGAAAATG CATGAAGCAGACAGTGCGCTGAAGAAGGCCCGGCTTCTGCAGGCACAGAGACAGGAAGAGTACGAGAAAGCCCGCTGCTCCACCAGTCGAGTGGAGGAGGAACAGATCGGAACGGCGGGAGGAAAACTGCTGGAGAAGAGACGCAAACTGGAGGAGGAGGCTCTGCAGAAG GCAGAGGAAGCCCAAGAACATTATAAGCACTGCATCACAGATGTCGGGGTCAAGAGAGTGGACTTGGCCAACACCAAGAGTGAGATTCTTACTCAGATACGAGAGCTTGTGTTTCAGTGCGACCTGACCCTGAAAGCA GTGACAGTGAACTGGTTTCAGATGCAGCAGGCGCAGGTGGTTTCCCTGCCTGTGAATTTCCAGTCGCTATGCGAGAATGCTAAACTGTACGAACCAGGTCTCTGTTACACTGAATTTGTGAAGAGTCTTCCCTCTGACAGTACCAGGGTGGAATCGTTCTCCTTTGACATCTCTGGGACACAGAACACTGG GTTGCCGCTCTCAAAGCGAGTGATGAATAGCGGTCACTCAACCCAAGTTCACTTGTCCCAGGTGTCCCTCACACCTGGAGACTTCCTGAGCGCTGACGAGGTGGAGAGTCACGTCCAAGCACGCACCGGAAAGATGACAGACGGACGCTCGAACAGCAGTACAGATATTCAAG CTCTGAGGATCCATGGTCCATTCCGGGTCTGGAGGTCCAGCAGTCAGGGTGGAGGCATGTGCAGTGACTCTGAGAGCGCTGGAGGAAGCAGTGAATCTCGCTCTATGGACTCCCCTACAGCAAGCCCAG GTGATTTTAAGAGAAGGCTTCCCAGAACCCCATCCACAGGCACCATGTCTTCAGCAGATGATCTGGATGAGAGAGAACCACCATCTCCTTCAGATAATG GTCTAAGTGAAATGATAACTGAGGCAGCCAGCTCTCCTGGACCCTTCCGCAACACGCAGATGTCTAAAGCGGCACAGACACACAAGCTGAGGAAGCTCCGTGCTCCATCGAAGTGCAGGGAGTGTGAAAGTCTTGTGGTATTTCACGGTGCTGAATGCGAGGAA TGTTCTCTTGCCTGTCATAAGAAGTGTTTGGAGACTCTTGCCATCCAGTGTGGGCATAAAAAGCTACAGGGAAAACTGCACCTATTTGCTATCGACTTTGCTCAGGCAGCCAAGAACAGCCCTGATGGAATCCCCTTCATCATCAAAAAATGCACCTCGGAGATCGAAAACAGGGCGCTGAACATCAAG ggaattTACCGTGTTAACGGTGCCAAATCACGGGTGGAGAAGCTTTGTCAAGCCTTTGAGAACGGCAAAGACCTGGTTGAGCTTTCGGATCTCTACCCTCACGATATCAGCAACGTCCTCAAACTCTACCTACGACAG CTCCCAGAGCCCCTGATTCTTTTCCGATACTATAATGACTTCATCGGATTGGCTAAAGAGAGTCAGAGTATCATTGTTGATGAGGTAGAGGCATCAAGAGGAAGACCCACCGCCGACAGCCCGCAGATCAGCGTAGAGCTCAACCGGGTCCTCTTCAAGATTAAAGATCTGCTGCGTCAGCTTCCTTCAGCCCACTACAAAACCCTGCAGTTCCTTATTCAGCACTTGCACAG GGTAACAGAAAGGGCAGATGAGAACAAGATGACTGCCAGTAATCTAGGCATCATCTTTGGTCCCACACTGATCAAGCCCCGACAGGCAGATGCAGAGGTCTCCCTGTCCTCTCTGGTGGACTACCCCTACCAGGCCCTGATCGTGGAGCTTTTGATCCGCCATTATGAGATGATCTTCGACACTCCTCTGAGTCCTCTTCCACCTTCCTCACCTGTAGCAGAGAGCTCTCCACTCCCCATCAAATCACGCTTCACCCCAGAGGAGAAGGAACAGCAGCTCAGCCGACATTCAAAGTCCCTGGTGGACATTAAAGAG CAACAGCCAAAAGCTAAGATGTATAAAAGACACTCCTCCGTAATACCTTCTACACACCTGATGGATGAGGTGAAAGATGGGAAGATAAATACTGACAAAGACTTCGCTGCAG TTAGTGATAGAGTGGACATCAACAAGCTCCTATCGTCAAGCGTTCCTGAAATGCGAAACTCGCCCGGTCTCAGCCGGCGTAACCACGTCACCAGAGTTCAACTACGGCCTCCGAGACCCAAGCTGACCTCTCGACCAATCAGCATGCCAGCCGAGCGGCTCCTCAACCTCACCAAGGTGGACGAATGTAACGTGAAGAACGCCGTAGAGCAGGATGACAACCACAGTCGAGATCCCATCATCGAGGAGGTGTCCGAAGAGGAGAAGCCCAAGTCCAGAGCGGGAAACCATTACAGGAAATCATACATCGATACGCAGATGCTACGGCGGACATGGGACAAGCAATATAAGCATCATGACATCAATCCGAAGACGGTTGTGACCGTTGCTGATTCCGGGACCAACGACGCCAGCATTCATACTACACCTCTCACATCTTCGTCTTTCTCAGTACACACCAAAACCCCCAACACTGTTCTTTCTAACAGACCTTACACCATTGCTGTGAGGCCTGGGCGGACTTTGCGTAGGGAAGGAAACGTTAGCGAATACTGCCCTGTTCCCACAGTCTTCAGGCCTCCCAGAACTCTGCAGCCTCCTCCTGGAACATTCTACAAACCTCCAGGTAGCCGATCCAAATCTTTAACAGAGGTTGAGTTTAAGACTATTAGAGCAACCGCAAACAGcactgaggaagaagaggaggaggaggacgacgATGAGGAGGAAGGGTTTGGGGTGGAAGTCTCGGTTGATGAGCCTGAGCCAGATTTGGATCCAGAACCATCGCCGGAGCCAGATGCCCACAATACAGACCCGCATCCGCTCCCCCAGTCTCCCAGCTCCAGTCCAGAGGAGCTCGGACAAAACGAGACCAAACCTGTATACCAGAGACTCAGATCGCGCCGTATGCAGGATCTCGAACACAGGGAGGCTCATTTTGTTTGA
- the LOC109050313 gene encoding rho GTPase-activating protein 29-like isoform X1, translating to MFAAGMLQQSSGGLNKRSLGMARLPNSHFFPLSSGSGPWGLGRSAKSGSLSSVSSGSDSMDMAGADPDYIMQLVNDVRRFADVLLHLKEAFNAKDHQDCLHKVVHERLGELLRVLKAVISKHHSLNSVEILSAAGTLIAKVKGVNFKEVNEDNKQTLFSEIYTSIDTLAFTFGNVVSDFLMGDVENGSASGLPQACRSRSFENLTVESSGCGPEKDDPPGPSPPARVEEMDGALLRSDSGVESALLYAKAWSKYTKELLAWVDKRLNMDIECAKSYAKMAESAKVLASQQEHMPFRDIYISAFKNDIEYSQLIMQTTAALQANKFMQPLQARKNELDKLRKEVKEQWQREQKKMHEADSALKKARLLQAQRQEEYEKARCSTSRVEEEQIGTAGGKLLEKRRKLEEEALQKAEEAQEHYKHCITDVGVKRVDLANTKSEILTQIRELVFQCDLTLKAVTVNWFQMQQAQVVSLPVNFQSLCENAKLYEPGLCYTEFVKSLPSDSTRVESFSFDISGTQNTGLPLSKRVMNSGHSTQVHLSQVSLTPGDFLSADEVESHVQARTGKMTDGRSNSSTDIQALRIHGPFRVWRSSSQGGGMCSDSESAGGSSESRSMDSPTASPGDFKRRLPRTPSTGTMSSADDLDEREPPSPSDNGLSEMITEAASSPGPFRNTQMSKAAQTHKLRKLRAPSKCRECESLVVFHGAECEECSLACHKKCLETLAIQCGHKKLQGKLHLFAIDFAQAAKNSPDGIPFIIKKCTSEIENRALNIKGIYRVNGAKSRVEKLCQAFENGKDLVELSDLYPHDISNVLKLYLRQLPEPLILFRYYNDFIGLAKESQSIIVDEVEASRGRPTADSPQISVELNRVLFKIKDLLRQLPSAHYKTLQFLIQHLHRVTERADENKMTASNLGIIFGPTLIKPRQADAEVSLSSLVDYPYQALIVELLIRHYEMIFDTPLSPLPPSSPVAESSPLPIKSRFTPEEKEQQLSRHSKSLVDIKEQQQPKAKMYKRHSSVIPSTHLMDEVKDGKINTDKDFAAVSDRVDINKLLSSSVPEMRNSPGLSRRNHVTRVQLRPPRPKLTSRPISMPAERLLNLTKVDECNVKNAVEQDDNHSRDPIIEEVSEEEKPKSRAGNHYRKSYIDTQMLRRTWDKQYKHHDINPKTVVTVADSGTNDASIHTTPLTSSSFSVHTKTPNTVLSNRPYTIAVRPGRTLRREGNVSEYCPVPTVFRPPRTLQPPPGTFYKPPGSRSKSLTEVEFKTIRATANSTEEEEEEEDDDEEEGFGVEVSVDEPEPDLDPEPSPEPDAHNTDPHPLPQSPSSSPEELGQNETKPVYQRLRSRRMQDLEHREAHFV from the exons ATCACCAGGACTGTCTGCACAAAGTGGTTCATGAGCGTCTAGGAGAGCTGTTGCGTGTATTAAAAGCTGTGATTTCCAAACATCACTCCCTGAATTCAGTGGAGATCCTCAGTGCGGCCGGGACCCTCATCGCAAAGGTCAAAG GTGTGAACTTCAAGGAAGTGAATGAAGACAATAAGCAGACACTATTCTCCGAGATCTACACTTCCATAGATACATTGGCCTTCACATTTGGCAATGT AGTGTCTGACTTCCTTATGGGAGATGTAGAGAACGGCTCAGCCTCGGGGCTTCCTCAGGCCTGCAGGAGCAGG tcttttgaaAATCTTACAGTGGAGTCCAGCGGATGTGGACCGGAAAAAGATGACCCTCCAG GTCCCTCTCCGCCCGCCCGGGTGGAGGAGATGGACGGAGCTTTGCTCCGCAGTGATAGCGGGGTGGAGTCGGCACTGCTCTATGCCAAAGCCTGGTCAAAATACACCAAGGAACTCCTGGCTTGGGTGGACAAACGACTTAATATGG ACATTGAGTGTGCAAAGAGCTACGCCAAGATGGCTGAATCTGCAAAGGTGCTGGCGTCTCAACAG GAGCACATGCCATTCCGGGATATTTACATTTCTGCCTTCAAGAACGATATCGAATACAGCCAGTTGATCATGCAAACCACAGCTGCTCTACAGGCCAACAAATTCATGCAG CCTCTGCAAGCTCGGAAGAATGAGCTGGATAAGTTGAGGAAGGAGGTGAAGGAACAATGGCAGAGAGAGCAGAAGAAAATG CATGAAGCAGACAGTGCGCTGAAGAAGGCCCGGCTTCTGCAGGCACAGAGACAGGAAGAGTACGAGAAAGCCCGCTGCTCCACCAGTCGAGTGGAGGAGGAACAGATCGGAACGGCGGGAGGAAAACTGCTGGAGAAGAGACGCAAACTGGAGGAGGAGGCTCTGCAGAAG GCAGAGGAAGCCCAAGAACATTATAAGCACTGCATCACAGATGTCGGGGTCAAGAGAGTGGACTTGGCCAACACCAAGAGTGAGATTCTTACTCAGATACGAGAGCTTGTGTTTCAGTGCGACCTGACCCTGAAAGCA GTGACAGTGAACTGGTTTCAGATGCAGCAGGCGCAGGTGGTTTCCCTGCCTGTGAATTTCCAGTCGCTATGCGAGAATGCTAAACTGTACGAACCAGGTCTCTGTTACACTGAATTTGTGAAGAGTCTTCCCTCTGACAGTACCAGGGTGGAATCGTTCTCCTTTGACATCTCTGGGACACAGAACACTGG GTTGCCGCTCTCAAAGCGAGTGATGAATAGCGGTCACTCAACCCAAGTTCACTTGTCCCAGGTGTCCCTCACACCTGGAGACTTCCTGAGCGCTGACGAGGTGGAGAGTCACGTCCAAGCACGCACCGGAAAGATGACAGACGGACGCTCGAACAGCAGTACAGATATTCAAG CTCTGAGGATCCATGGTCCATTCCGGGTCTGGAGGTCCAGCAGTCAGGGTGGAGGCATGTGCAGTGACTCTGAGAGCGCTGGAGGAAGCAGTGAATCTCGCTCTATGGACTCCCCTACAGCAAGCCCAG GTGATTTTAAGAGAAGGCTTCCCAGAACCCCATCCACAGGCACCATGTCTTCAGCAGATGATCTGGATGAGAGAGAACCACCATCTCCTTCAGATAATG GTCTAAGTGAAATGATAACTGAGGCAGCCAGCTCTCCTGGACCCTTCCGCAACACGCAGATGTCTAAAGCGGCACAGACACACAAGCTGAGGAAGCTCCGTGCTCCATCGAAGTGCAGGGAGTGTGAAAGTCTTGTGGTATTTCACGGTGCTGAATGCGAGGAA TGTTCTCTTGCCTGTCATAAGAAGTGTTTGGAGACTCTTGCCATCCAGTGTGGGCATAAAAAGCTACAGGGAAAACTGCACCTATTTGCTATCGACTTTGCTCAGGCAGCCAAGAACAGCCCTGATGGAATCCCCTTCATCATCAAAAAATGCACCTCGGAGATCGAAAACAGGGCGCTGAACATCAAG ggaattTACCGTGTTAACGGTGCCAAATCACGGGTGGAGAAGCTTTGTCAAGCCTTTGAGAACGGCAAAGACCTGGTTGAGCTTTCGGATCTCTACCCTCACGATATCAGCAACGTCCTCAAACTCTACCTACGACAG CTCCCAGAGCCCCTGATTCTTTTCCGATACTATAATGACTTCATCGGATTGGCTAAAGAGAGTCAGAGTATCATTGTTGATGAGGTAGAGGCATCAAGAGGAAGACCCACCGCCGACAGCCCGCAGATCAGCGTAGAGCTCAACCGGGTCCTCTTCAAGATTAAAGATCTGCTGCGTCAGCTTCCTTCAGCCCACTACAAAACCCTGCAGTTCCTTATTCAGCACTTGCACAG GGTAACAGAAAGGGCAGATGAGAACAAGATGACTGCCAGTAATCTAGGCATCATCTTTGGTCCCACACTGATCAAGCCCCGACAGGCAGATGCAGAGGTCTCCCTGTCCTCTCTGGTGGACTACCCCTACCAGGCCCTGATCGTGGAGCTTTTGATCCGCCATTATGAGATGATCTTCGACACTCCTCTGAGTCCTCTTCCACCTTCCTCACCTGTAGCAGAGAGCTCTCCACTCCCCATCAAATCACGCTTCACCCCAGAGGAGAAGGAACAGCAGCTCAGCCGACATTCAAAGTCCCTGGTGGACATTAAAGAG CAGCAACAGCCAAAAGCTAAGATGTATAAAAGACACTCCTCCGTAATACCTTCTACACACCTGATGGATGAGGTGAAAGATGGGAAGATAAATACTGACAAAGACTTCGCTGCAG TTAGTGATAGAGTGGACATCAACAAGCTCCTATCGTCAAGCGTTCCTGAAATGCGAAACTCGCCCGGTCTCAGCCGGCGTAACCACGTCACCAGAGTTCAACTACGGCCTCCGAGACCCAAGCTGACCTCTCGACCAATCAGCATGCCAGCCGAGCGGCTCCTCAACCTCACCAAGGTGGACGAATGTAACGTGAAGAACGCCGTAGAGCAGGATGACAACCACAGTCGAGATCCCATCATCGAGGAGGTGTCCGAAGAGGAGAAGCCCAAGTCCAGAGCGGGAAACCATTACAGGAAATCATACATCGATACGCAGATGCTACGGCGGACATGGGACAAGCAATATAAGCATCATGACATCAATCCGAAGACGGTTGTGACCGTTGCTGATTCCGGGACCAACGACGCCAGCATTCATACTACACCTCTCACATCTTCGTCTTTCTCAGTACACACCAAAACCCCCAACACTGTTCTTTCTAACAGACCTTACACCATTGCTGTGAGGCCTGGGCGGACTTTGCGTAGGGAAGGAAACGTTAGCGAATACTGCCCTGTTCCCACAGTCTTCAGGCCTCCCAGAACTCTGCAGCCTCCTCCTGGAACATTCTACAAACCTCCAGGTAGCCGATCCAAATCTTTAACAGAGGTTGAGTTTAAGACTATTAGAGCAACCGCAAACAGcactgaggaagaagaggaggaggaggacgacgATGAGGAGGAAGGGTTTGGGGTGGAAGTCTCGGTTGATGAGCCTGAGCCAGATTTGGATCCAGAACCATCGCCGGAGCCAGATGCCCACAATACAGACCCGCATCCGCTCCCCCAGTCTCCCAGCTCCAGTCCAGAGGAGCTCGGACAAAACGAGACCAAACCTGTATACCAGAGACTCAGATCGCGCCGTATGCAGGATCTCGAACACAGGGAGGCTCATTTTGTTTGA